Within the candidate division KSB1 bacterium genome, the region AAAAGGATGGACACGCCGAGGTCGTCCCTGGCAGATTGCCTTCACAAAAGAGTTTGAGAATCGCCAGGAAGCTCATAAATGGGAGCAGTGGATAAAAGCACAAAAAAGCAAAAAACTTATTGAAAAAATAATCACGGGGCAATTTTACTGGGCGCATGAAGACTAAGCGGGTCTGTTATCCCGACACTTCGGGATGTAGGTTCGAGTCCTACCCGAGGAGCCATTCCGGTCAGTAGGCAGAACTCCATCATCTGGAGGCTCTGCCTTTTTTTGTATCGAAAGGTATTG harbors:
- a CDS encoding GIY-YIG nuclease family protein, with translation MKYSLYIIHSDRLNSYYVGISQNVNSRIESHNSSAKGWTRRGRPWQIAFTKEFENRQEAHKWEQWIKAQKSKKLIEKIITGQFYWAHED